TTTGTCAATATCAAGCAGTGGGTAATTTGGTTGATACTTGCCAACAAAATCATGGACAGTAGTATCATCTAAAAAATCAACCCTATCAATGCCGTGGGAGATGATGAATCCATCATACATAACCATAACTGGTAGTCTAACCTTCATATTTTCTGCAATACGAACTGCCTGAATAATGTTATCATAAGCTTCCTGAGCATTTTCAGAATAAATCTGAATCCACCCCGCATCTCTAGCTGCCATAGTATCACTATGGTCACAATGGATATTAATAGGTCCAGATAATGCTCTATTAACTACCGGCATAATGATGGGTAATTTGCTGGAAGCCGCAATATATAAAATTTCAAACATTAAAGCCAGTCCGTTTGCAGAAGTAGCAGTCATAACTCTACCGCCGGCAGCAGCAGCTCCAACACAGGCACTCATGGCACTATGTTCACTTTCTACAGTAATAAGCTCAGTATGAACCAGTCCATCTGCTACATATTCAGAAAAACTCTGAACCAAGTCAGTCTGCGGAGTAATAGGATAAGCAGCTACAACATCAGGATTTATCTGTTTAAAAGCATAAGCAGCTGCTCCATTTCCCGTAATAGCTACTGTCTTAGTGCTCATTTTTTTACTCCCTCCTTTTCTCTAAATTCATTTTCATCTTTCATTTCAATAGCTTTTGCCGGGCATTCAGCAGCACAAATGCCACAACCCTTACAATGCTTATAATCAATGCCCTTTATCTTGCCATCCTCTACTATAATTGAAGAATCCGGGCAAAAGACCCAGCAAATCAGGCAATGTGTACATTTTTGTTCATCTCTTACCGGTCTTTGAGAACGCCAGGAACCGGTCTCATACTGTTCGGAGTTTCCCGCTTCCAGAATCAAACCTCCTTTGGGAATCTCTTTCCATCCCTTTTGTTTAATAGCGCTCATTCGCTTTTCACCTCCTGATATGCTCTTTCTATTGCTTTTACATTTCCCTCAATAACTTTTTGGCTAAACTTGCCGGAAAATTTACTCTTTATATCATTAATCACATTTTTTAACTTTAACAACCCTGTTGCCTTAATTAAGGCTCCAATCATCGGGGTATTGGGTAGTGGACGCCCCAACTCCTCTTGAGCAATTTTACTGGCATCAATAGTAAATATTTTTTTACCTTTTACAGCAAGTTTTTTTCTTATTTCAGCTGGAGTTTTATTAGTATTGACCACAATTATGCCCTCATCAGGTAATCCTTCCGTAATATCAACGGTGCCAATTAGGGTTGGATCAAGTACTACTACCATATCTGGATTAGTTACATGACAGTGAATCTTAATTGGTTCATCACTTATCCTGGTAAAAGACTGAATGGGTGCACCCATCCTTTCTGGTCCATATTCAGGAAAGGCCTGAATATACTTGTCCTCAGCCAGGGCAGAAGTGGCAAGCAACTTAGAAGCGGTAACGGCACCCTGCCCACCTCTGCCATGCCATCGAACTTCAATAATTTTTTTCATAAGAAATACCTCCATTAATTATTTATCACCTTATTTTTCATTTTTAAAAATTTGCCTTCCTATTAAGGCTTGTGTTAAGGTTACTTCATCAGCATATTCCAAATCGCCCCCTATGGGTATTCCATAGGCAATTCTTGTTACCTTTATACCTAAAGGTCTAACCAGCCTGGCAATATAGGAAGCAGTTACTTCTCCCTCGATATTAGGATTGGTAGCTAAAATAATTTCCGTTATTTTCTCAGTTTTTAAGCGAGAAATAAGATGATCAATAGTTAGATGATCTGGTTCTACTCCATCCAGAGGAGAAATGGCTCCCAGTAAAACATGATACAATCCCTTATATCCCCCTGTCTTTTCCAGTGCCATTAAATCTCGCGCTGTTTCTACAACACAAATAGTATCTCTCTGTCTGGTCTTTTCTTGACATATTTCACAGATATCCTGATCAGTAAGATTATGACAAATCTGACATCTTTTAATCTTCTCCTTGGCATTGATAATAGACTGAGCTAATACTCCTGCTTCTTCTCTAGAAATATTTAGAATATATAATGCCAATCTCTGGGCAGTTTTGGGGCCGATACCAGGGAGTTTTGATAATTCATCAATTAATATAGCTAATGGTCTTGCATATTGATAACTCATTTTTTATTAACCATTAAAATAATCCTGGTAGATTCATACCACCAGTTAATTTCATTATTTCTTCATTTACCATTTCTTTAGATTGTCTAATCCCTTCATTGACTGCTGCCAGAACTAAATCTTCTAACATTTCTTTATCTTCAGAGTCAATAATATCTGGCTCAATATGAATTTCTTTAATTTCCTGCTGTCCATTAATAACTAATTCTACCATGCCGCCTCCGGAGGTAACTTTTATTTCCTTAAGGGATAGCTCTTCTTTTAGAGCTTCCATTTTTTTCTGCATCTCTTGAGCCTGCTTCATTAAGAATTTCATATCCATATTTAACAACCTCTTTTCTTATTCTTTGCTTATCTCTCCACCAAATAAGTCACGAGCTCTTTTTAAAATATCATTCTCAGTCAAATTTTCCTCTTTATTGCTATCATTCTTTTTCTTCTCTCCCACTACCGGTTTAACCAAAGAATGGTTATCTTTTATTTTACCTTTATTCCTTTCTAAAGCAAAGCGTTTGTCTTCTTTGCTCTTATTTTCTTCGATAATACATTTCAATTTAATTTCACAATTTGACTCTTCTTTTAAAATTGTCTCTACCTTTTCTTTATTTTCCTTTTTTTCCAGACTTTCTTTATGAAAAAGACAATCTGCTGAAAAACTAACAATTAATTGGTCATCCTCAATGCCAATGCTATTTCCAGCCATTAAAAAAGCATAAAGAGAAATTTTTTCCTTCTTTATTCTGGATAGCACTTTTGGCCATAATTTTTCAAGTTCATACTTTTTTTGGTTTTTCATATTTGTTGTGACTTTATCTTTAGAAGGATATTCATTTTTGTCTTTCTCTATTGCTGGCTGTATTTTTTCTACCTTTTTAACAGTAACACTTTTACTAATAATATCTGCGGCAAGAGATTCCTGTTGGGTAGATTTGTCTTTAGCATGAGTTAGCTTTACTATCATTAATTCCAATAAAACCCAGGGATAATGATGGAACCTTATCCTTTCCTCAATTATTTTTAATTCTTCTATAATATCAAATATGGTCTTAATATCAGTATTTACTAACAATACCCAGATTTTGTTCAACTCTGAGCTTTCCAGGTATAGATGAGAATAAGGATTATCTTTGCCTAAAACTTTAAGAAGAGAAACATTATGAGTATAAATAAGCAAATCCTGGACAAATTGATTTAGCTCTACTCCTTCTCTGACTAGTTTATTAATCAACTTAAGTCCTATCTCAGTATTATGATTAATTATAGCCTCTATTAATTGCCAGAATATTTCACGTGGCATAAATCCTAAAATATCTCTGACCTCTTCGGGTGTAACCTTGTTTTCACTGTAAGTAATAACCTGATCTAAGATACTTTCTGCATCTCTCATAGAACCAGTGGCACTTTCAGCAATTAAACGCAAAGAAGATAAATCAATATTTAGTTTTTCTTCTTCGGCAATTCTTTTTAATTTTTCTACCATCTCCTCAATGGAAATTCTATGAAAATAAAAACATTGGCAACGAGATAAAATTGTCTTAGGAACCTTATGAGATGCAGTAGTAGCGAAAATAAATAACACCTGACTGGGGGGTTCTTCTAAAGTTTTTAACAAAGCATTAAACGCCTCATTAGTTAGCATATGCACTTCATCAATAATATATATTTTGTATCTTCCCTCTGCGGGAGCAAAACCAATTTTACTTCTTAACTCTCTAATTTCTTCAATCCCACGATTTGAAGCTCCATCAATTTCCAATACATCCATAGATTGACCTTTATTAATACGGATACAACAGGAGCATTGGTTACAGGGATGCTCTGTAGGACCATTCTGACAATTGAGGGCTTTAGCCAAAATTCGAGCAGTAGTAGTTTTCCCAACACCACGAGGACCGGAAAAAAGGTAAGCATGAGAGATTCGATCCAGTTTAATAGCATTCCTTAGAGTCTGGGTGATATGATTCTGACCTACAACATCTTCAAAGGATTGAGGTCTCCATTTTCTATAGATGGATTGGTATTGAGCCATTTACAATTTCCGTCACAATTCTGATATAATTCTTGCAAAGAGATGACCGTGCCCTATCCTCGATCTATCTTCCCAAGCGATATTGAAACAGTTAACTCCAACCAGGTTTCCCTGCGGCACCCAAAGAGTTTTACGTACCGCTGCTTCCTTCCAGACCTGACGGGATTAGTAATTCTTTGCTGCACAGGACCCAGTCTTCAACATCACTTATTCCAGTCAGACCTTGAAAAGATAAGACCTTAAATAGGCTTTCGATCCTGCTCTAGCGGATTGCAGGTTCAGGGCACCGCTAACTCCCCATCTAGCACGGTCATCATTCCAAAATATGGCGGAGAGGGCGGGATTCGAACCCGCGAGACAGCTTTTGGCCGCCCAATCGCTCTCCAGGCGATCCCGTTATGACCACTTCGGTACCTCTCCAAAAAGATATAACAATATTCCCTTTAGTTCAATCTAATATAGATGCAGACAGTCTTTAATTTTAATACATTTTGTTAAAAAAATCCACTTTTTCTATAATTTTCTGCTGGAAAAATTCTCCTGATTCTGTTCTGCTTAATAAAACCGGATGAAAAGCGATACAAATTTTATTTTAAGTTATACTGCTTTATTATCACAGATGTTGTAAAAGTTGATTTCAGCTGTTATTATATTGGCTTAATTATCGATACTTGGTCACTCCAATCTGCTGGCAAAAGGAAATAATTTTACATTGTGAACACCATGGTGATATAGGTTTACATATTTTTTGACCATGTGCTACTAAATAGGTGTTAAAAGAAATCCAGTATTTTTGTGGCAATATCTTCATTAAATCCTGTTCTGTTTCCGCAGGGCTTTTGGTCTTAACAAGACCAATGCGGTTAGATATTCGATGAACATGGGTATCCACAGTAATAGTATCAATATTAAAAGCAATACCCAGAACTAAATTTGCTGTCTTTCTACCAACTCCGGGTAATTGCATTAGATCGCTAATATTAGCAGGTACTGTTCTGTTATATTTCTTGATCAGAATATTGGCAAGATTTTTTATATTTTTTGACTTTATCCTATAAAATCCGACCGGATAAATTAAACTTATAATCTCCTCTTCAGTCATTCGGGATAAGCTTACTGCATCTGGTGCTCTTCTGAATAGCCTTTCTGTCGCCTGAGCAGTAATTTCATCTTTAGTACGAGAAGATAATACTGTACTTATTAAAACTCGATAAGAATATTCTTCTTGTTTTTTTATCTGATTAATCAAGGGGAGATGATCAAAAGCCAAAATCTCAGAATATAGCTTTTCCATTAACTTATCAAAATCTAAATCCCTGGCATGAGGTAAAATCATTTATATGTGCTCCAAATCTATAAAAACAATTATGGTGCTATTTTAGGCACTAAGAGACTGCACATAGGACACTATTTCTGCTATATTTTCCTTACAGGTAAAATCTACTGGTTTTTTATAAGCATTTAGCAATCCTTTGTCATCAGGTGTCAGAATCTTTTTTCTCTTTAATTTCATTTGTAGCAGTTTCATTAGAATTTTATCCCAAAGAGGTAATTTATTATAATTAAAACCGCCACGAAGATAATAGAATTTAATATATTCCTGTTCTTCTTTAGAAAAATTTTCATCTCTAACTTCCTTGATAACCTCTTGCCGGAAGGGGGATGCACCCACAGCAAAAACAATTACCTTCTTGTTTTTCAATTTATTGAGATTCTGGGTTATTATTTTTACTCCTATAATCCCCACAGCATGAAGACTGCCACCATAAATAATGATATCATATCTCTCTAATTTTTTCTGTTTTACTTTATGGTAATCAAAAATATCTGCTTTCAGTTCTTTAGCTATCCAGCGAGCATATTTTTCTGTGAATCCTGTTTTTGATTTGTATACTACTAAAATTTTCATTATGCTAACCTGTACATTTCAACTTTATTCTTATAATTTTTATTTTGATCACCTATTGAAAACGTCATTATGAAATGAATTTGGTTTCCCTGTCAGGTCTGGATACCTTGATGACCATAAAGTAAAGATCTGTATCGCTCCCATTATACCAGCAGTGCACGATATCTTTAGGACTCTCGATTAATGTATTGGCTTCAACGGCTTTTTTCTCATTTCCTATTTCAACCACACCCCTGCCATATAAAACGTAAAAGCTACATCTACAGGTGTAATA
The nucleotide sequence above comes from Atribacterota bacterium. Encoded proteins:
- the porA gene encoding pyruvate ferredoxin oxidoreductase encodes the protein MSTKTVAITGNGAAAYAFKQINPDVVAAYPITPQTDLVQSFSEYVADGLVHTELITVESEHSAMSACVGAAAAGGRVMTATSANGLALMFEILYIAASSKLPIIMPVVNRALSGPINIHCDHSDTMAARDAGWIQIYSENAQEAYDNIIQAVRIAENMKVRLPVMVMYDGFIISHGIDRVDFLDDTTVHDFVGKYQPNYPLLDIDKPLTFGPLDLYDYYFEHKHQQAEDIKNSKPVILEIAKEFREISGREYGLFESYHLEDAETAIVVLSSAAGTAKTVVDDLRGKGRKVGLLKPRIFRPFPYMEIAQALSHLKAIAILDRSVSFGGFGGPLFTEIRSAMMEFGKVPQNINIIFGLGGRDINQQDITGIYDQLDEIVKFGKAKERIQYLGVRE
- a CDS encoding 4Fe-4S binding protein, whose amino-acid sequence is MSAIKQKGWKEIPKGGLILEAGNSEQYETGSWRSQRPVRDEQKCTHCLICWVFCPDSSIIVEDGKIKGIDYKHCKGCGICAAECPAKAIEMKDENEFREKEGVKK
- a CDS encoding 2-oxoacid:acceptor oxidoreductase family protein codes for the protein MKKIIEVRWHGRGGQGAVTASKLLATSALAEDKYIQAFPEYGPERMGAPIQSFTRISDEPIKIHCHVTNPDMVVVLDPTLIGTVDITEGLPDEGIIVVNTNKTPAEIRKKLAVKGKKIFTIDASKIAQEELGRPLPNTPMIGALIKATGLLKLKNVINDIKSKFSGKFSQKVIEGNVKAIERAYQEVKSE
- the recR gene encoding recombination mediator RecR, with amino-acid sequence MSYQYARPLAILIDELSKLPGIGPKTAQRLALYILNISREEAGVLAQSIINAKEKIKRCQICHNLTDQDICEICQEKTRQRDTICVVETARDLMALEKTGGYKGLYHVLLGAISPLDGVEPDHLTIDHLISRLKTEKITEIILATNPNIEGEVTASYIARLVRPLGIKVTRIAYGIPIGGDLEYADEVTLTQALIGRQIFKNEK
- a CDS encoding YbaB/EbfC family nucleoid-associated protein; its protein translation is MDMKFLMKQAQEMQKKMEALKEELSLKEIKVTSGGGMVELVINGQQEIKEIHIEPDIIDSEDKEMLEDLVLAAVNEGIRQSKEMVNEEIMKLTGGMNLPGLF
- the dnaX gene encoding DNA polymerase III subunit gamma/tau, yielding MAQYQSIYRKWRPQSFEDVVGQNHITQTLRNAIKLDRISHAYLFSGPRGVGKTTTARILAKALNCQNGPTEHPCNQCSCCIRINKGQSMDVLEIDGASNRGIEEIRELRSKIGFAPAEGRYKIYIIDEVHMLTNEAFNALLKTLEEPPSQVLFIFATTASHKVPKTILSRCQCFYFHRISIEEMVEKLKRIAEEEKLNIDLSSLRLIAESATGSMRDAESILDQVITYSENKVTPEEVRDILGFMPREIFWQLIEAIINHNTEIGLKLINKLVREGVELNQFVQDLLIYTHNVSLLKVLGKDNPYSHLYLESSELNKIWVLLVNTDIKTIFDIIEELKIIEERIRFHHYPWVLLELMIVKLTHAKDKSTQQESLAADIISKSVTVKKVEKIQPAIEKDKNEYPSKDKVTTNMKNQKKYELEKLWPKVLSRIKKEKISLYAFLMAGNSIGIEDDQLIVSFSADCLFHKESLEKKENKEKVETILKEESNCEIKLKCIIEENKSKEDKRFALERNKGKIKDNHSLVKPVVGEKKKNDSNKEENLTENDILKRARDLFGGEISKE
- a CDS encoding endonuclease III, with product MILPHARDLDFDKLMEKLYSEILAFDHLPLINQIKKQEEYSYRVLISTVLSSRTKDEITAQATERLFRRAPDAVSLSRMTEEEIISLIYPVGFYRIKSKNIKNLANILIKKYNRTVPANISDLMQLPGVGRKTANLVLGIAFNIDTITVDTHVHRISNRIGLVKTKSPAETEQDLMKILPQKYWISFNTYLVAHGQKICKPISPWCSQCKIISFCQQIGVTKYR
- a CDS encoding flavodoxin domain-containing protein — translated: MKILVVYKSKTGFTEKYARWIAKELKADIFDYHKVKQKKLERYDIIIYGGSLHAVGIIGVKIITQNLNKLKNKKVIVFAVGASPFRQEVIKEVRDENFSKEEQEYIKFYYLRGGFNYNKLPLWDKILMKLLQMKLKRKKILTPDDKGLLNAYKKPVDFTCKENIAEIVSYVQSLSA